In bacterium, the following proteins share a genomic window:
- a CDS encoding biotin transporter BioY has translation MNEIAIKNCTRNRALFLKMSGAILFALLTMLAAQVRIPLAFTPIPVTLQTLIVPLAGAFLGAFWGTVSMLLLMTLGVAGFQVLSTAPQDPTFFLSPTSGYILGFVAAAGLMGRTQDQRKGPLVTFFALLVSHLMIFACGVAGLLINTSWAVSKAVSKGVVPFLPGDVVKIGASYLILLSYSKASARWRGSE, from the coding sequence GTGAACGAGATCGCAATCAAGAATTGCACCAGGAACCGGGCATTGTTCTTAAAGATGTCGGGGGCAATACTTTTTGCTCTCTTAACGATGCTTGCAGCTCAAGTACGGATTCCACTTGCATTCACTCCGATTCCAGTGACGCTTCAAACATTAATTGTGCCACTGGCCGGGGCGTTTCTGGGTGCATTCTGGGGCACTGTCTCGATGCTCTTATTGATGACCTTAGGAGTCGCAGGATTTCAAGTTCTTTCGACCGCTCCACAGGATCCAACTTTTTTTCTTAGTCCAACTTCCGGATACATTTTGGGATTTGTTGCGGCAGCTGGATTGATGGGTCGTACGCAGGATCAAAGAAAAGGACCGCTGGTAACCTTTTTCGCGTTACTTGTATCTCATCTCATGATCTTTGCCTGTGGAGTCGCGGGTCTGTTAATCAACACGAGTTGGGCCGTAAGCAAAGCGGTTAGCAAGGGTGTGGTGCCCTTTTTGCCAGGAGATGTTGTGAAGATTGGCGCTTCCTATCTAATTTTACTCTCCTATTCCAAA